The Rhodanobacter sp. LX-99 genome segment GGTGTTCAGGGTGGCGTGGATCATCTGGCAGGCGACGGTGCGCTTCCAGATCAGTTCGTACAGTTTGCGCTGGTCGTCGTTGAGGAAGGCGGCCACCGATTTCGGCGTGTGCATCGCCGAGGTGGGGCGGATCGCCTCATGCGCTTCCTGCGCGTTCTTCGACTTGGTCTTGTACACCTGCGGCGCGTCCGGCAGCGCCTTGGCGCCGTAGTCGCGGGCGATCAGCTGGCGCAGCTCGGCCATCGCATCGTCGCCGAGCATAGTGGAGTCGGTACGCATGTAGGTGATCAGGCCGACGTTGCCCTCGCTGCCCAGCGCCACGCCTTCGTACAGGCCCTGCGCCACCTTCATCGTGCGGCTGGTGGTGAAGCCGAGCTTGCGCGCGGCCTCCTGCTGCAGGGTAGAGGTGGTAAACGGCGCGGCCGGGCGCCGCTTGCGTTCCTTCGAGCTGACCTCGCTGACCGTGAGGCGGCCGCGCGCGGCCTGCTTCAAGGCGTCGCGGGCGGCCTGCGCGTCGGCCTCGTTGGTGAGATCGAACTGCTCGAACTTCTTGCCGTTGAGCTTGGACAGGCGCGCCGTGAAATCGCCTTCGGCATGCTTGAGCTGCGCCTCGACGGTCCAGTACTCGCGTGCCTTGAACGCCTCGATCTCCTCTTCGCGCTCGACGATCATGCGCAGCGCCGGCGATTGCACGCGGCCGGCGGAGAGGCCGCGCTGCACCTTGCGCCACAGCACCGGCGACAGGTTGAAGCCGACCAGGTAGTCCAGCGCGCGGCGGGCCTGCTGCGCGTCGACCAGGTCGTGCGACAGCTGGCGCGGCGCGGCCACCGCGGCCTTGATCGCCTTCGGCGTGATCTCGGAGAACACCACCCGGTGCATCTGCTTGCCCTTGGTCAGGCCGCGCTCCTTCAGGATCTCGCTGATGTGCCAGCTGATCGCCTCGCCTTCGCGATCCAAGTCGGTCGCCAGATAGATGTCGTCGGCCAGCTTGGCCGCCTTGGCGATCGCGTCGACGTGCTTCTCGTTGCGCTCGATGACCTCGTAGGCCATGGCGAAACCGTGCTCGGTGTCGACCGCGCCCTCCTTCGGCTTCAGGTCGCGTACGTGACCGTAGGAGGCGAGGACCTGGAAGTCCTTGCCGAGGTATTTGTTGATCGTCTTGGCCTTGGCCGGCGATTCGACGATGAGCAGGTTTTTTGCCATGAAACTGGATATCCGAAAGTGAATCACCGGCGCTTCCGTGCCGGGCATATATATAGTTGAAACCACGCCGCGCCAACGACTGTCAAGCCCGACCACGCTGCAGATACCGCCCGACAGCGGCTCAGCCGTCGGGCAATCGCTGGTAGCGGTTGCCCGGCAGAGTCTCCACCCTCGCTTCCAGCTCCAGCATCAGCAGCATCGCGGAAAGAGCCGCAGCCGACTGTCCGGTACGCTGCGCAAGTTCGTCCAACGTCGTTGGCGCATGGCCAAGTTCGGCCAAAAGTCGCTGATATTCGGAATCGCCACACTCTCCGTCATGCGCGCGGGCCGAATCATCGTCACCTTCGACCTGTGCCGACCCGAGCGTCTCGCCACCTGCCGCATTCAGCCGGGCAGCCAGTTCGCCGCCAAGCATGCGCGCTGCCGGCGTCAATGTCTCGACAATCTCCGCCGCGCTCTCGACCAGCCGGGCGCCGTCGCGGATCAACCGGTGGCAACCGCGGGCCAGCGGATGGTGGATGGAGCCGGGCAGGGCGAACACCTCGCGCCCCTGTTCGGCGGCCAGCCGGGCGGTGATCAGCGAACCGGAACGCAGGCCCGCCTCGATCACCAGGGTGCCCAGCGCCAGGCCGGAGATGATCCGGTTGCGGCGCGGAAAGTGGTCCGGGCGCGCCGGCGTGCCGGGCGGAAACTCGCTGACCAGCACGCCATGCGCGGCGATCCGCCGGGCCAGCGCATGATGCTTGCGCGGGTACACCCGATCCGCCCCGGTGCCGACCACCGCAAGGGTTTTCGCGCCGGCGTCCAGCGCGGCCGCATGGGCGGCGCCATCGATGCCGTCGGCCATGCCGCTGGTGATCGCGAAACCGGCATCGACCAGCGCTAGCGCAAACGCCCGGGCATGCGCGAGGCCAGCCGCGCTGGCACCGCGCGCGCCCACGATCGCCACCTGCGGATACAGCAGCAGGCTGGCGTCGCCGACCACGAACAGCACGGCCGGCGGCTGCGGGATGTTTTCCAGCTGCGGCGGAAAATCCGCCTCGGTACAACGCAGCAGCCGATGCTCCGGTTCGGCCAGCCAGGCCAGGTCGGCAGCCAGCTGCACCTCGTCGGGCCGGGCCAGCCAGGCCCGGGCCAATTCACCGAGCGGCGCGGCGTGGCGGCGCAGCTGCGCCAAGGCTACCCGGATGTCGCCGCCCGCCGCATCCAGCCGCTCGCGCAGGCCGCCCGGACCGAGGCCGGGCGTGCGCAAGGCGATCAGCCACGCGCGCAATTCATCCAGATCGTCCATGAGCATGGCCGCAGTTTACGCAGCAGGCGCCCAAGGAAACGGCGCGGTGGGAGCCGCGCCGTCGTGTAGGCAGATGCCGCCGTGGTTCCTGCCGGCGCTTATTCCGGCATGGCCAGGCGGCCGCCGACGTGCACCGGACGCAGGCCGTCCATCACCAGGCCGTAGCTGACTCGGTCGAAGGTGCGGAACACCATCACGTGACCGACGTACTCGTCGGGCAGCTTGACCGTCTCGCCGATGCCGCGGTTCCAGCTGTTGCTGGCCACGTCGTCGTGGATCGTCTCGCCCGGCTCGAAGATGGTATATGTCTGGCCGTTGTCGACGCCGTCCTTCGCACCGATCGACAGCATCACCACCTGGCGCGGACCGGCCGCGTCCATCGCGTCGGCGAAGCCGATCACCTTGGCGTTGGCTGGCACCGACTTCGGCGCATGCGGGTAGTAGTAGGCGTCGTACGGCTTGTCGTCGATCGGCATGACGCGATCGCCGCTGCGGATTTCCTGGGTGGCGTTGAGCAGCAGCAGGGTCGCCGGATCGCCCGTGCGCAGCGTCTCGGCGGTGCCGATCACGCTGACCTCGACGCCGAGGTCGTCACCCTTGCCGTAGTGGCCGTCGTTGCGGGAATCCTCGCGCCACGGCGAGCGGACCATCGCCGCGTTGCTGTCCAGGTCGTGGGCGACCAGATCGGCACTGGCCGCATCGCCCTGGTCGAAACCGCGGAACACGTGGCTCGGCCGCACGATCGCCCAGCGCTGGCCCGGCTCGCCCTGCAGTCCGCGCACATAGATGTTCTGGCCGACGGCGCCGCGCAGGCGCGATTCCTCGAGACCGACCACGTACGGCGCCGAGCTGACCTCTTCCGAGTTCATCACGCGCATGTCCTTCAGGAACATCTTCAGCTCGGACAGCGGGATCGCCGGCACCGCCTCGCCTTCGCGATGCACGCTCGGCTGCAGGCCCACGCGCGGCCCATTGATGAAGGACAGGTTGAGCACATCGCCGGGGTAGATCAGGTGCGGGTTGCGCACCTGCGGATTGGCCTGCCAGATCTCCGGCCACAGCCACGGCTTGGACAGGAATTTGGCGGAGATGTCCCACAGCGTGTCGCCCCGGCGCACGGTATAGCTGTCGGGATGATCGGCCCGTAGTTGCGCGCCGGCCGCATAGACGGCCACGGTGACCAGCATGCCGGCCAGCAACACGATAATTTTCTTGATCATTGGCGGGAATCCCCCTTCCCCATATGCTCGGTCGAGTGTAACCGAATGGTTAACGCGCGCAACAGGCGCGAGTTGGCAAAAATCGTCTGTACTCGGACGCTTGCCGACGTACAATGAGACACATTCTAGATGGCGCCGAGGGTGGCTTTTTACCAAATCGCCCGCACTTTCGGCGCCGAGGTGATGCCATGTCCATCCTTTCCATCCTTGAATTCCCCGACCCGCGCCTGCGCACCCGCGCCGCGCCGGTGACCGTGTTCGACGCGAAGCTGGAGCAGTTCGTCGCCGACATGGTCGAGACCATGTACGCCGCCAACGGCGTCGGCCTCGCCGCCACCCAGGTCAACGTGCACCAGCGCGTGCTGGTGGCCGACATGAGCGACGAGCGCAACCAGCCGCTGGCGTTGATCAACGCGCAGATCCTCGAAAAGGACGGCTCGCAGGTCTACCAGGAAGGCTGCCTGTCGTTCCCCGGCCTGTACGCCGACGTCACCCGCGCGCTGAAGGTGAAGGTGAAGGCGCAGGACGTGACCGGCGAGGAAATCATCGTCGAGGCCGAAGGCCCGCTGGCGGTGTGCATCCAGCACGAGATGGACCACCTGGAAGGCAAGGTGTTCGTCGATTACCTGTCGCCGCTGAAGCGCAGCCTGCTGCTGAAACGACTGGAGAAACACCGCAAGCAGGCGGTCGGTGCTTGAGCAAGGCCGGCTTGAGTAGCCCAGGCTTGCGGCTGGTCTTCGCCGGTACCCCGGAATTTTCCGTACCCTGCCTCGAGGCCTGCCGCGCCAGCGGCGCCGAAGTGGTGGCCGTCTACACCCAGCCCGACCGTCCCGCCGGCCGCGGCCGCAAGCTCACGCCCAGCCCGGTCAAGCAGGCCGCGCTGGCCGCCGGCATCGCGGTCGAGCAACCCGAATCGCTGAAACCCGCCGACGTGCAGCAGCGGCTCGCCGATTACCGGCCGGACCTGCTGGTGGTGGTGGCCTATGGCCTGATCCTGCCGCGCAAGGTGTTGGCGATTCCGCGGCTCGGCTGCTGGAACGTGCACGCCAGCCTGCTGCCGCGCTGGCGCGGCGCCGCGCCGATCCAGCGTGCGATCCTGGCCGGCGACCGCGAAAGCGGGGTCGACCTGATGCAGATGGAAGCCGGCCTGGATACTGGTCCGGTGCTGCTCGAACGGCGCACCCCGACCAGCCGCGACGACACCGGCGGCTCGCTGCACGACCGCCTCGCCATGCTGGGCGCGGACGTGCTGGCCGAGGGCCTGCGCCGCACGCTGGCCGGCGAGACGCTGGCCGCCACGCCGCAACCGGACGACGGCGTGACCTACGCGCACAAGCTGGACAAGGCCGAGGCAAGGCTGGACTTCAGCCGCCCTGCGCTCGAACTGGAACGCCAGGTGCGCGCGTTCGATCCATGGCCGGTGGCCGAGGGCGAGATCGCCGGCGAGCCGCTGCGGATCTGGGCCGCCCGCGCGATCGAACGGGAGCACCACGCCGCGCCGGGCAGCGTGCTGGCCACCGGTCGCGACGGCATCGACCTGGCCTGCGGCACGGGCGCCCTGCGCGTCACCGCGGTGCAGCGCGCCGGCGGCAAGCGCATCGGCGCAGTCGACTACCTCAACGCCCGCCCCGAATTGCGTCACAGCCGATGAAAGCCGATACCCGCGCCCTGGCCGCCAGGGGACTGGCTGAAGTCGCCCTGCGCGGCGCCTCGTTGCGCGACGTGATGGAACGCAACGCGCCGCGCCTGGCCGATCCGCGCGACCGCGCCCTACTGATGGCCCTGCTCAGCGAAGGCGCGCGCTGGTGGCTGCGCTTCGACGCGGCGATCGACGGCCTGCTGGAAAAATCGCTGCGCCACAAGGACCCGGCCGTGCACGCGCTGCTGGTGCTGGGCCTGGTGCAGCTGGAAATCCTCGAACTGCAGGACTACGCCGCGGTGGCCGCCACGGTCGAGGCCGTGCGTGCGCTGAAGCGCCCGGCGTTGGCCGGACTGGTCAACGCGGTACTGCGGCGCTGGCAGCGCGAGCGCGAAAGCCTGCTGACGAAACTCGATGCCAAGCCGCAGACCCGTCACGCCCACCCGGCCTGGCTGGCCGACGCGCTGCAACGCGACTGGCCGCAACAGGCCGAGACCGTGATGCTTGCCGACAACCGCGAGCCGCCGCTGATGCTGCGGGTCAACCGTCAGCGCGGCGCGCGCGCCACCCTGATCGACCGGCTGCAGGCCGCCGGTTACGCGGCGACGGCGCACCCGTGGCTGAGCGACGCGCTGGTGCTGCCGCACAGCGCCGACGTCACCCGCATGCCCGGCTTCGAGGACGGCCTGTTCGCGGTGCAGGACGGCGCTGCGCAAGTGGCCGCCGACCTCGCCGACCCGCATGACGGCCTGCGCGTGCTGGACGCCTGCGCCGCCCCCGGCGGCAAGGCCTGCCACCTGCTCGAACGCGCCGACATCGAGCTGACCGCGCTGGAGTTCGACGCCGCGCGCGCCGAACGCATCCGCCAGAACCTGATGCGGCTGCGCCTGAACGCCAAGCTGGTGATCGGCGACGCCGGTGCACCCAAGGGCTGGTGGAACGGCCAGCCGTTCGACCGCATCCTGATCGACGCGCCCTGCTCGGCCACCGGCGTGCTGCGCCGCCGGCCGGACGTGCGCCTGCACCGGCGCGAGAGCGACATCGCCGCGATGCACGCGCAGCAACGCCGCATCCTGTCTGCGCTGTGGCCGTTGCTGGCGCCGGGCGGACGGCTGGTCTACATCACCTGTTCGGTGCTGCGCGCGGAGAACGAGGCGATCGTGGGCGCATGGCTGGCGGCGCAACCCGATGCCCAGGCGCTGCCGTTCACCCTGCCGGTTGGACAGGCCGCCGCCGTCGGCTGGCAGATCCTTCCCGGCGACGGCGATCTGGACGGCATGTATTACGCGGTATTGCAGAAACCGCGCTAAGCCAATACTCGGGCACTCATGCCATCTTGCCCGCGTCGCCGCGCACACCAGGATGCTCCGTTCGTCGGGCTATGATGCGCACCATCATTGATCGCCGCTGACGGGACGTCCCCGACCGTGAAGCCTTGCGTACCTCTGTCCCAGGCCCGCCCGCTATGGTTGCGCAGCGCCCGTTGGGAGTTGCTGCTGTTCGGCGTATTCGCGCTGCTGCTGCTCGGCCTCGGCATCGGCCTGCGCGACCCGTGGCCGTCCGACGAACCGCGCTTCGCGCTGGTGGCCCGGCTGATGGTCGAGCACGGCCAGTGGCTGTTCCCGCATCGCGGTCACGAGCTGTACCCGGACAAGCCACCGGTGTTCATGTGGCTGCAGGCGCTCAGCTACTTCCTTACCCACAACTGGCGCATCGCCTTTCTGCTGCCGTCGCTGGCCGCCGCGCTGGGTGCGCTGGCGCTGGTCTACGACCTGGCGCGCCGGCTGTGGAACCACCGCAGCGCGCTGCTCGCCGCGGCCACGCTGCTGGTCACCATCCACTTCACCTACCAGATGCGCAACGCGCAGATCGACCCGCTGCTGCTGGGCTGGATCACCCTGGCCAACTACGGCCTGTTGCGCCACCTGCTGCTGGGGCCGTCGTGGCGCTGGTTCGCCGCGGGTTGTTTCTTCGCCGGCGTGGGCGTGGCGACCAAGGGCGTCGGCGTGCTGGCGCTGCTGATGCTGGTGCCGTACCTGGTTGCACGCCGCGGCCACTGGCGCCAGCTGGCGCTGCCCACCGGCGGCTGGCGCTGGGCCGGCGGACTGGCCCTGTTCTT includes the following:
- the dprA gene encoding DNA-processing protein DprA produces the protein MLMDDLDELRAWLIALRTPGLGPGGLRERLDAAGGDIRVALAQLRRHAAPLGELARAWLARPDEVQLAADLAWLAEPEHRLLRCTEADFPPQLENIPQPPAVLFVVGDASLLLYPQVAIVGARGASAAGLAHARAFALALVDAGFAITSGMADGIDGAAHAAALDAGAKTLAVVGTGADRVYPRKHHALARRIAAHGVLVSEFPPGTPARPDHFPRRNRIISGLALGTLVIEAGLRSGSLITARLAAEQGREVFALPGSIHHPLARGCHRLIRDGARLVESAAEIVETLTPAARMLGGELAARLNAAGGETLGSAQVEGDDDSARAHDGECGDSEYQRLLAELGHAPTTLDELAQRTGQSAAALSAMLLMLELEARVETLPGNRYQRLPDG
- a CDS encoding LysM domain-containing protein, whose translation is MIKKIIVLLAGMLVTVAVYAAGAQLRADHPDSYTVRRGDTLWDISAKFLSKPWLWPEIWQANPQVRNPHLIYPGDVLNLSFINGPRVGLQPSVHREGEAVPAIPLSELKMFLKDMRVMNSEEVSSAPYVVGLEESRLRGAVGQNIYVRGLQGEPGQRWAIVRPSHVFRGFDQGDAASADLVAHDLDSNAAMVRSPWREDSRNDGHYGKGDDLGVEVSVIGTAETLRTGDPATLLLLNATQEIRSGDRVMPIDDKPYDAYYYPHAPKSVPANAKVIGFADAMDAAGPRQVVMLSIGAKDGVDNGQTYTIFEPGETIHDDVASNSWNRGIGETVKLPDEYVGHVMVFRTFDRVSYGLVMDGLRPVHVGGRLAMPE
- the def gene encoding peptide deformylase, whose amino-acid sequence is MSILSILEFPDPRLRTRAAPVTVFDAKLEQFVADMVETMYAANGVGLAATQVNVHQRVLVADMSDERNQPLALINAQILEKDGSQVYQEGCLSFPGLYADVTRALKVKVKAQDVTGEEIIVEAEGPLAVCIQHEMDHLEGKVFVDYLSPLKRSLLLKRLEKHRKQAVGA
- the fmt gene encoding methionyl-tRNA formyltransferase — translated: MRLVFAGTPEFSVPCLEACRASGAEVVAVYTQPDRPAGRGRKLTPSPVKQAALAAGIAVEQPESLKPADVQQRLADYRPDLLVVVAYGLILPRKVLAIPRLGCWNVHASLLPRWRGAAPIQRAILAGDRESGVDLMQMEAGLDTGPVLLERRTPTSRDDTGGSLHDRLAMLGADVLAEGLRRTLAGETLAATPQPDDGVTYAHKLDKAEARLDFSRPALELERQVRAFDPWPVAEGEIAGEPLRIWAARAIEREHHAAPGSVLATGRDGIDLACGTGALRVTAVQRAGGKRIGAVDYLNARPELRHSR
- the rsmB gene encoding 16S rRNA (cytosine(967)-C(5))-methyltransferase RsmB, with product MKADTRALAARGLAEVALRGASLRDVMERNAPRLADPRDRALLMALLSEGARWWLRFDAAIDGLLEKSLRHKDPAVHALLVLGLVQLEILELQDYAAVAATVEAVRALKRPALAGLVNAVLRRWQRERESLLTKLDAKPQTRHAHPAWLADALQRDWPQQAETVMLADNREPPLMLRVNRQRGARATLIDRLQAAGYAATAHPWLSDALVLPHSADVTRMPGFEDGLFAVQDGAAQVAADLADPHDGLRVLDACAAPGGKACHLLERADIELTALEFDAARAERIRQNLMRLRLNAKLVIGDAGAPKGWWNGQPFDRILIDAPCSATGVLRRRPDVRLHRRESDIAAMHAQQRRILSALWPLLAPGGRLVYITCSVLRAENEAIVGAWLAAQPDAQALPFTLPVGQAAAVGWQILPGDGDLDGMYYAVLQKPR